In Pristis pectinata isolate sPriPec2 chromosome 11, sPriPec2.1.pri, whole genome shotgun sequence, the following proteins share a genomic window:
- the LOC127575817 gene encoding P2Y purinoceptor 8-like produces MTINGNKLDNETLEMLSNPPIKNILPVIYLIVVIISLPGNGFSLFLLCRTQPKTPSIIFMINLTITDLILGTFLPFQSMYHWNGNNWTFGSSLCSMVTVLFYANMYCSILTMTCISLERYAGVVLPMKCTKWRTKRYAILVCFGMWTLVLITLLPLEMNDLTYEVHELNITTCFDILKKDMLPSKEAWAAFLFTLFGILFLIPFFITVYCYIRIIAKLIKTSTSYGNIQKRRAICLALIVLSVFITCFTPNNFILLVHMIKRIFYGEGIYSAYKITLTLSCLNSCLDPFIYYFASKEFRKKLRTCLGLANVSSQGSLTEYRRESMFLMRSGQHHQNLEMQASLNTANGLV; encoded by the coding sequence ATGACAATAAACGGAAACAAGTTGGACAATGAAACTCTGGAAATGCTCTCAAACCCGCCAATTAAGAATATCCTTCCTGTCATTTACCTCATTGTTGTTATAATCAGTTTGCCTGGGAATGGGTTCTCCTTGTTTCTGCTTTGCCGAACTCAGCCAAAGACACCATCCATCATATTCATGATCAACCTCACCATCACTGATCTGATACTTGGAACCTTTTTGCCCTTTCAGAGCATGTACCATTGGAATGGAAACAACTGGACCTTTGGATCAAGCCTGTGCAGTATGGTCACTGTATTATTCTACGCCAATATGTACTGCTCTATCTTAACCATGACTTGTATTAGCTTGGAGCGTTATGCAGGTGTGGTGCTACCAATGAAGTGTACCAAGTGGCGGACAAAGAGATATGCCATTCTGGTTTGCTTTGGGATGTGGACACTTGTTCTTATCACCTTGCTGCCTCTGGAGATGAATGATTTGACTTATGAGGTTCATGAACTGAATATTACCACATGCTTTGACATTCTGAAAAAAGACATGCTTCCTTCCAAAGAGGCTTGGGCTGCTTTCCTCTTCACCTTGTTTGGAATTCTGTTCCTGATTCCGTTTTTCATCACTGTGTACTGTTACATCCGAATCATCGCCAAGCTGATCAAAACCTCTACATCTTATGGCAATATACAAAAGCGGAGAGCAATTTGCTTGGCTTTAATTGTGCTCTCAGTGTTCATAACATGTTTCACCCCCAACAACTTCATCCTTCTGGTCCACATGATCAAACGGATCTTTTACGGGGAAGGCATTTATAGCGCCTACAAAATCACACTCACCCTGAGCTGCCTTAATAGCTGCCTGGACCctttcatttattattttgcttccaaGGAGTTTCGCAAGAAGCTCAGAACATGTTTGGGTTTAGCAAACGTTTCAAGTCAAGGAAGTTTAACTGAATACAGAAGGGAGAGTATGTTTTTGATGAGATCAGGGCAGCACCATCAGAATTTAGAAATGCAGGCTTCTCTGAATACAGCAAATGGATTGGTTTAG